The sequence below is a genomic window from Desulfovibrio legallii.
CCGCGGGGCAACGTCACCCGCGCCCTGACCCTGTTTTTTGTCTATTCCCTGCTCATCGGCCTGACCACGTTTGCGCTGAGCATTACCGAGCACGGCATTCTGGGCGGCGCGCAGCCGCCGGGGCCCTCGCTGCTGGGCATTCTGTTCGAGGCCGTATCGGCCCTGGGCACGGTGGGGCTTTCTCTGGATCTGACCCCCCAGCTCAGCGCCGGGGGCAAGGTCATTATTATGATTAATATGTTTGCGGGGCGCGTGGGGTTGCTCAGCCTGCTCATGGCCGTGCAGAGCCTGCAGCCGCGCAAGGCGTATACGGTAGCGGAAACTGAGCTGCCCATTGGTTAGAGCAGATTGCCTTTGAGAATAGGCATTCTCAAAGTGTAAGGCGCGCTCGTTTCGGCGCTTAACAGCGCAAATAAATTGCGCTTACGCCTCCACAGCGGGCGTCTGCTCACGCAGATCCGCCAGGGCATTGCAACGTTGCAATGCCCTGGGGCAGATTGCCTTTGAGAATAGACATTCTCAAAGTGTAAGGCGCGCAGGGCGCTTGCTCCGGCGCCGCACGGGCCGGACAGCCCCGCGCGGGAGAAAAAACATATGGCGGAAAAAAAACAGGAAATAGGCGTCATCGGCCTGGGCAAATTCGGCCTGCGCATGGCCACCACCCTGGTTTCGCTGGGGCATACCGTGGTGGGCATAGACCAGGCCGAGGGCCCGGTGCAGCGGGCCGAAGAAGCGTTGGATTCGGTGTACAAGGCGGACGCCACCAATATTGCCGTGCTGCGCTCCCTGCATGTGCAGGATCTGGACTGGGTGGTCATCAGCGTGGGTCAGAGCGTGGAGCAGTCCCTGAGCATTACCCTTAACGTGCAGGAGCTGGGCGGCCCCAAAATCTGGGTCAAGGCTTCCAATGAGGAGCACAAGAAGATCCTGCAGCGCCTGCATGTGAACCGCGCCCTGGTGCCGGAAATGGAGGCCGCGGTTATGGCCGCGCACCAGCTTACCTATCCCGGCATGCTGGACCTCATTCCCAAGTACGGCGGCATTGCCATTCAGGAACTGCGCGTGGACCAGTGGGACGGAAA
It includes:
- a CDS encoding potassium channel family protein, whose amino-acid sequence is MAEKKQEIGVIGLGKFGLRMATTLVSLGHTVVGIDQAEGPVQRAEEALDSVYKADATNIAVLRSLHVQDLDWVVISVGQSVEQSLSITLNVQELGGPKIWVKASNEEHKKILQRLHVNRALVPEMEAAVMAAHQLTYPGMLDLIPKYGGIAIQELRVDQWDGKTLIDLNLMQRFNVMVLGIRPVGEYSFMFVPPAMTVLHRGDTLVVAGRANAMGELQP